In one window of Frigoriglobus tundricola DNA:
- a CDS encoding flagellar hook-basal body complex protein FliE, which yields MPMDALAPLASLSTLPRLAPLAPNESSAAAPAAGGTSGSGFGTLLNNILDGNRQANAAADAAVQDLATGEAQDLHTVSLAIAQAEVSFRLILELRNRLSDALQEVTRMQV from the coding sequence ATGCCGATGGACGCACTGGCCCCGCTGGCCTCACTCTCGACGCTGCCCCGGCTCGCGCCGCTCGCCCCGAACGAGTCGTCTGCTGCCGCGCCCGCTGCGGGCGGCACCAGCGGCTCCGGCTTCGGAACGCTGCTCAACAACATCCTCGACGGCAACCGGCAGGCGAACGCCGCGGCCGACGCGGCCGTCCAGGACCTCGCCACCGGTGAAGCGCAGGACCTGCACACCGTGTCGCTGGCCATCGCCCAGGCGGAGGTGTCGTTCCGGCTGATTTTGGAACTGCGGAACCGCCTTTCGGACGCGCTCCAGGAAGTGACCCGGATGCAGGTGTAA
- a CDS encoding flagellar biosynthetic protein FliQ, producing the protein MSIEMVIRMTQELFLVALLVALPALLVSLVVGLVVSIFQTVTSIQDQTLSYVPRIVLVGLAIVVTLGVSFQQAIAFTRRMIAYAAGVGT; encoded by the coding sequence ATGAGCATCGAGATGGTGATCCGCATGACGCAGGAACTGTTCCTCGTCGCGCTGCTCGTCGCGCTGCCGGCGCTGCTGGTCAGTCTGGTGGTCGGTCTGGTGGTGAGCATCTTCCAGACGGTGACCAGCATCCAGGACCAGACGCTCAGCTACGTGCCGCGGATCGTCCTCGTCGGGCTGGCGATCGTCGTCACGCTGGGCGTGTCGTTCCAGCAGGCGATCGCGTTCACCCGGCGCATGATCGCCTACGCGGCGGGGGTGGGGACGTGA
- the flgB gene encoding flagellar basal body rod protein FlgB has translation METRDSRLHILQQVMDAAALRHRVIAQNVANVNTPGYRRQEVVFEAEMARALAGTGGPAAVNVKPYVVVADGPERVDGNTVDLNREMNDLNKNFLLYEAAAQIITSRVTSLKAAIAGH, from the coding sequence ATGGAAACCCGAGATTCGAGGCTGCACATCCTGCAGCAAGTGATGGACGCCGCGGCACTCCGGCACCGGGTGATCGCGCAAAACGTCGCGAACGTGAACACCCCCGGCTACCGCCGGCAGGAAGTGGTGTTCGAGGCCGAGATGGCACGCGCGCTCGCCGGAACGGGCGGCCCCGCGGCCGTAAACGTCAAGCCCTACGTCGTCGTCGCGGACGGGCCGGAGCGGGTGGACGGCAACACGGTGGATCTCAACCGCGAGATGAACGACCTGAACAAGAACTTCCTCTTGTACGAGGCCGCGGCCCAGATCATCACCAGCCGGGTCACCTCGCTCAAAGCGGCCATCGCCGGGCACTAG
- a CDS encoding FliI/YscN family ATPase: protein MLGLDMSAMNRSITETPLYSVGGRLRSVTGLMTSVIPAAVGDHCFIMPRKGEPVLAEVIGFEKDIAYMVPFDVADNLCPGMPVLRKGKGATVPVGPKLLGRVVDGLGRPIDDKGPISGCVPVSVNRPAPPAMERQRIREPFVTGTRSIDAVLTCGRGQRIGIFAGSGVGKSTLLGEVAKGSKADVNVIALIGERGREVAPFLEDVLGEEGMARSVAVVATCEQTPLMRVRAAQSAIAIADHFREAGKNVLFVIDSLTRLALAQRELGLLLGEPPSSRGYTPSVFATLANTVERLGNASVGGITALLTVLVDGGDMDEPIADYVRGLVDGHIVLDRKLAERGFFPAIDVARSISRVATDVVDKPHAQAARKLRSILATYAEVQDLIRIGAYVRGSNAQVDKAIELMPRVEKFLKQDVGERSTFEQTRQGLFQLAAEWKF, encoded by the coding sequence ATGCTCGGCCTTGACATGTCGGCGATGAACCGCAGCATCACCGAAACGCCACTGTACAGCGTGGGCGGGCGGCTGCGGAGCGTGACCGGGCTGATGACGTCCGTGATCCCCGCCGCGGTGGGCGACCACTGCTTCATCATGCCGCGCAAGGGCGAGCCGGTCCTGGCCGAGGTGATCGGCTTCGAGAAGGACATCGCCTACATGGTGCCGTTCGACGTGGCCGACAACCTGTGCCCCGGGATGCCGGTGCTGCGCAAGGGGAAGGGGGCCACGGTCCCCGTCGGCCCGAAGCTGCTGGGCCGGGTGGTGGACGGGTTGGGCCGCCCGATCGACGACAAGGGGCCGATCAGCGGGTGCGTGCCGGTGTCGGTCAACCGCCCCGCCCCGCCGGCGATGGAGCGGCAGCGCATCCGCGAGCCGTTCGTGACCGGCACCCGCTCGATCGACGCCGTGCTCACGTGCGGCCGCGGCCAGCGGATCGGCATCTTCGCCGGCTCCGGCGTGGGCAAGAGCACGCTGCTCGGCGAGGTCGCGAAGGGGTCCAAGGCGGACGTGAACGTGATCGCGCTGATCGGCGAACGGGGCCGCGAGGTCGCCCCGTTCCTGGAGGACGTCCTGGGCGAAGAGGGCATGGCCCGGTCCGTCGCGGTCGTGGCCACGTGCGAGCAGACGCCGCTCATGCGGGTGCGGGCGGCGCAGTCCGCCATCGCCATCGCCGACCACTTCCGCGAGGCCGGCAAGAACGTCCTGTTCGTGATCGACAGCCTCACCCGGTTGGCCCTCGCGCAGCGCGAGCTGGGGCTCCTGCTGGGCGAGCCCCCGAGCAGCCGGGGCTACACGCCGAGCGTGTTCGCGACGCTCGCCAACACCGTCGAGCGGCTCGGCAACGCGTCCGTCGGCGGGATCACCGCCCTCTTGACCGTGCTGGTGGACGGCGGCGACATGGACGAGCCGATCGCCGACTACGTGCGCGGGCTGGTGGACGGCCACATCGTTCTGGACCGCAAGCTCGCCGAGCGCGGCTTCTTCCCCGCGATCGACGTGGCCCGGAGCATCAGCCGCGTCGCGACCGACGTGGTGGACAAGCCGCACGCCCAGGCCGCCCGCAAGCTCCGCTCGATCCTCGCCACCTACGCCGAGGTCCAGGACCTGATCCGCATCGGGGCCTACGTCCGCGGGTCGAACGCGCAGGTGGACAAGGCCATTGAACTCATGCCGCGGGTGGAGAAGTTCCTCAAGCAAGACGTCGGCGAGCGCTCGACCTTCGAGCAGACCCGCCAGGGGCTGTTCCAGCTCGCGGCCGAATGGAAGTTCTGA
- the fliF gene encoding flagellar basal-body MS-ring/collar protein FliF: MEPLRRFLAQAREFWAGLGLPRRILLVAATVALVAALGVGAYLSGTNYVPLYRDLSPDEAGAMRTALTTQNIPVQLSRDATTVLVPEERAAEAKVTLAAAGLPSRGGKGYELFDETSLMTTPFVQSVNYQRALQAELGRSIAQLEAVQSARVLIARPEPSPFVRDQRQPTASVILKLKQGAGMSRAAAAGIVSLVARSVEGLKPENVTVVDSGGRLLSDPHAGDRDSLPTPQLEYRRELEAYLADKAEKMLGPHLGPGRAVVQVSADINFQHVKELQETYAPDGKVVRTEKQTSSKSSGASARGPVGAVSNVARAGGAATGGGGGGGGGTSSLEESQTDYALTKTTRDIEDRMGAVTRLTVAALVDLTPQGEGGSPLISPTDAQEIIQRAVGFKSGRDEVKLTNVRLTGPIGPPGPDETLTKIQQFQAYVGLARNISLALAVMLVVLIGALLALRRRRVPEPPPAAAPAPSEDERRRAELDRLLDMARTDPERVAAVFRAMVGAPAG; this comes from the coding sequence ATGGAACCGCTTCGCCGCTTTTTGGCACAAGCCCGCGAGTTCTGGGCCGGTCTCGGCCTCCCGCGCCGCATCCTCCTGGTTGCGGCCACCGTGGCCCTCGTCGCCGCGCTCGGCGTGGGCGCCTATCTGTCTGGCACCAATTACGTTCCGCTGTACCGCGACCTCTCGCCCGACGAAGCCGGGGCGATGCGGACGGCCCTGACCACGCAAAACATTCCCGTCCAGCTCTCCCGCGACGCGACGACCGTTCTCGTGCCGGAGGAGCGGGCCGCAGAAGCCAAGGTCACCCTCGCCGCGGCCGGGCTGCCCTCACGCGGCGGAAAGGGGTACGAGCTGTTCGATGAGACGTCGCTGATGACGACGCCGTTCGTGCAGAGCGTAAACTACCAGCGGGCGCTCCAGGCCGAACTCGGCCGGTCGATCGCCCAACTCGAAGCGGTACAATCGGCACGCGTGTTGATCGCCCGGCCTGAGCCGAGTCCGTTTGTTCGCGATCAGAGGCAGCCGACAGCGAGTGTCATTCTTAAACTAAAGCAAGGCGCGGGGATGAGCCGTGCGGCCGCGGCCGGAATCGTTTCGCTCGTCGCCCGGAGCGTCGAGGGGCTGAAGCCGGAGAACGTGACCGTCGTGGATTCCGGCGGGCGGCTCCTTTCGGACCCGCACGCGGGGGACCGCGACTCCCTCCCCACGCCCCAACTGGAGTACCGCCGCGAGCTGGAGGCCTACCTGGCGGACAAGGCCGAGAAGATGCTCGGCCCGCACCTGGGGCCGGGGCGGGCGGTGGTGCAGGTGAGCGCGGACATTAACTTCCAGCACGTGAAAGAGTTACAGGAGACTTACGCGCCGGACGGGAAGGTGGTCAGGACCGAGAAACAGACGTCGTCGAAGTCGAGCGGCGCTTCGGCCCGCGGGCCGGTCGGTGCGGTGAGCAACGTGGCCCGCGCCGGCGGTGCGGCTACTGGAGGTGGTGGCGGCGGCGGCGGCGGCACGAGTTCACTCGAAGAGTCCCAGACCGACTACGCGCTGACCAAAACGACGCGCGACATCGAGGACCGGATGGGAGCGGTGACCCGGCTCACCGTCGCGGCCCTTGTCGATCTCACCCCGCAGGGCGAGGGCGGCTCCCCGCTCATCAGTCCGACCGACGCCCAGGAGATCATCCAGCGGGCGGTCGGGTTCAAGAGCGGGCGGGACGAGGTGAAGCTGACCAACGTGCGGCTGACGGGCCCGATCGGCCCGCCGGGGCCGGACGAGACGCTGACGAAAATCCAGCAGTTCCAGGCGTATGTCGGGCTCGCCCGTAATATCAGTCTGGCACTGGCGGTCATGTTGGTGGTATTAATTGGGGCTCTGCTCGCGTTACGCCGGCGCCGGGTTCCGGAACCGCCCCCGGCGGCTGCCCCGGCCCCGAGCGAGGACGAACGGCGCCGGGCCGAACTCGATCGGCTGCTCGATATGGCCCGCACGGACCCGGAGCGCGTCGCGGCGGTCTTCCGGGCAATGGTTGGGGCACCGGCGGGGTGA
- the fliP gene encoding flagellar type III secretion system pore protein FliP (The bacterial flagellar biogenesis protein FliP forms a type III secretion system (T3SS)-type pore required for flagellar assembly.) — protein MGDFGDLFGPNGPNLQNLSPPVQTALMLGVSTLLPAALMTATCFTRVVIVLSFVRQGLATQNVPPNLVVTGLALFLTLFIMQPTVAEIDQKAVTPYANKQISGAEAVRIGAEVHKKFMLRHTRKQDLALFLHLSHNTTVKEAEETPFLTVIPAFVISELKTAFIMGFCIFLPFLMVDLVVSSVLTSMGMVMMPPVTISAPFKILLFVLADGWHLVCYAIAASYS, from the coding sequence ATGGGCGATTTCGGCGACCTGTTCGGCCCCAACGGGCCGAACCTCCAGAACCTCTCGCCGCCGGTGCAGACGGCCCTCATGCTGGGGGTGTCCACGCTGCTCCCGGCGGCGCTCATGACGGCCACGTGCTTCACCCGGGTCGTGATCGTCCTCTCGTTCGTGCGGCAGGGGCTGGCGACCCAGAACGTGCCGCCGAACCTCGTCGTCACCGGCCTGGCCCTGTTCCTAACGCTGTTCATCATGCAGCCGACGGTCGCGGAGATCGATCAGAAGGCCGTCACCCCGTACGCGAACAAGCAGATCAGCGGCGCGGAGGCCGTCCGCATCGGCGCGGAGGTTCACAAGAAGTTCATGCTCCGCCACACGCGGAAGCAGGACCTCGCCCTGTTCCTCCACCTGTCCCACAACACGACCGTGAAAGAGGCCGAGGAGACGCCGTTCTTGACGGTGATCCCGGCCTTCGTCATCAGCGAGTTGAAGACCGCGTTCATTATGGGGTTCTGTATCTTCCTGCCGTTCCTGATGGTGGACCTCGTGGTGTCCAGCGTCCTCACCTCGATGGGCATGGTGATGATGCCCCCGGTGACGATCTCGGCCCCGTTCAAGATCCTGTTGTTCGTCCTGGCCGACGGCTGGCACCTCGTGTGTTACGCGATCGCCGCGAGTTACAGCTAA
- a CDS encoding flagellar biosynthetic protein FliR: MTPTAAAVYAGLLLARLGAFVAVMPLFGARTPRTVRVGLAVALVVFYLGTDPPKLAPGAPVGTVTEIESLRYALALARETVLGAAMGFAFGLFLLPARIAGEFVTTQIGLNGTPLPGLTGNDTAGPVTTAFETMAGFVFLVADGHHVVLAALHASFATFPLGGATLPDVAPAVTGLATAYEMGLLLAAPLALCLFLLAVTLAIMARAAPQLSIYSVGFSLQVLVVLFGGLFLLPEMVLTAYAITGRLGAALPF; encoded by the coding sequence GTGACCCCGACCGCCGCCGCGGTGTACGCGGGCCTGTTGCTCGCCCGGCTCGGCGCGTTCGTCGCGGTGATGCCGCTGTTCGGCGCGCGGACCCCGCGGACGGTCCGGGTCGGGCTCGCCGTCGCGCTGGTTGTGTTCTACCTGGGCACGGACCCGCCGAAACTGGCGCCGGGTGCGCCCGTCGGCACGGTCACCGAGATCGAGTCGCTCCGCTACGCGCTGGCCCTGGCCCGCGAGACGGTCCTCGGCGCCGCGATGGGGTTCGCGTTCGGCCTGTTCCTGCTACCGGCGCGGATCGCGGGCGAGTTCGTGACCACGCAGATCGGCCTCAACGGCACCCCTTTGCCCGGGCTGACCGGCAACGACACGGCCGGTCCGGTGACGACCGCGTTCGAGACGATGGCCGGGTTCGTGTTCCTGGTCGCCGACGGGCACCACGTGGTACTGGCGGCGCTGCACGCGTCGTTCGCCACGTTCCCGCTCGGCGGGGCGACCCTGCCGGACGTGGCCCCGGCGGTGACCGGGCTGGCGACCGCCTACGAGATGGGGCTCTTGCTCGCGGCCCCGCTCGCCCTGTGCCTGTTCCTGTTGGCGGTCACACTGGCGATCATGGCCCGCGCCGCCCCGCAGTTGAGCATCTACTCGGTCGGGTTCTCGCTCCAGGTGCTCGTGGTCCTCTTCGGCGGCCTGTTCCTGTTGCCGGAAATGGTCCTGACGGCCTACGCGATTACGGGCCGACTCGGCGCGGCGCTGCCGTTTTGA
- a CDS encoding flagellar biosynthetic protein FliO — protein MSNTPPDLPGPAKRRSPALIGGGVLVVALGFGLPLLVTPGSAPDPVAREAAGAREPAGPLAPPAPMPAPDATGIGASLLKLVVGLVVVCGLCVVVARVVGPPAPSAPGAMDVLASIAVSQCVIHLVRAGGRRLLVGTDPGGVKAMLELPGPEPEVPPAFGTEPAAANAPADTGPEPLVTQHVLTQPVPAAPAVPATQEEILNLLLRLRSRADASPPA, from the coding sequence ATGTCGAACACCCCACCCGACCTTCCCGGACCCGCGAAACGGCGGTCCCCCGCACTCATCGGCGGGGGCGTCCTCGTCGTCGCGCTGGGGTTCGGCCTGCCGCTGCTCGTAACGCCGGGTTCGGCCCCGGACCCCGTTGCGCGCGAGGCGGCTGGTGCGCGCGAGCCGGCCGGTCCACTCGCCCCGCCGGCGCCGATGCCGGCCCCGGACGCGACCGGTATCGGCGCGTCGCTCCTCAAGCTCGTGGTCGGCCTCGTGGTCGTGTGCGGGCTGTGCGTCGTCGTCGCGCGGGTCGTCGGTCCGCCCGCGCCTTCGGCCCCCGGCGCGATGGACGTCCTCGCGTCGATCGCCGTCTCCCAGTGCGTCATCCACCTCGTTCGCGCCGGCGGGCGCCGGTTGCTCGTCGGCACCGATCCGGGCGGCGTGAAGGCGATGCTCGAACTGCCCGGCCCGGAACCCGAGGTGCCGCCGGCGTTCGGAACCGAGCCCGCGGCGGCCAACGCACCGGCCGATACCGGTCCGGAGCCGCTCGTCACCCAGCACGTCCTGACACAACCCGTCCCCGCGGCGCCGGCCGTGCCGGCCACCCAGGAAGAGATCCTGAACCTGCTCCTCCGGCTGCGCTCCCGCGCCGACGCATCCCCTCCGGCTTGA
- a CDS encoding flagellar FliJ family protein: MKRFEFSLDRLLRVKQQLERLAELEQRRALEAAEQARATLQGLRDQLGRISDQFAAAVGRAMAPQQWASASDMTERLGNSIHRSEREVALAEEKALAAAQERAQLATEVEAISTLRRQQWDLWRQEAQKADQNQIDEVGLRLWQSARDEFEANRSGRTAPDVEAVA, from the coding sequence GTGAAACGATTCGAGTTCTCCCTAGATCGGTTGCTCCGCGTGAAGCAGCAGCTCGAGCGGCTGGCCGAACTGGAGCAGCGCCGGGCGCTGGAAGCGGCCGAGCAGGCCCGCGCCACCTTGCAGGGCCTGCGCGACCAGCTCGGGCGCATCTCCGACCAGTTCGCCGCCGCCGTCGGCCGGGCGATGGCCCCGCAGCAGTGGGCGTCCGCGTCGGACATGACCGAACGGCTCGGGAACTCGATCCACCGGTCCGAGCGCGAGGTCGCGCTCGCCGAAGAGAAGGCGCTCGCGGCCGCCCAGGAGCGGGCGCAACTCGCCACCGAGGTCGAAGCCATCTCCACCCTGCGCCGGCAGCAGTGGGACCTCTGGCGGCAAGAGGCCCAGAAGGCCGACCAGAACCAGATCGACGAGGTCGGCCTGCGGCTCTGGCAGAGCGCCCGCGACGAGTTCGAGGCGAACCGCTCGGGCCGCACCGCCCCGGACGTCGAAGCCGTGGCTTAG
- a CDS encoding FliG C-terminal domain-containing protein — MADAPAADDVVVLLLRLMPAPVGDAVLGRLSDDVAARIRGRLTAAPPTPPPGTEIDAALAHFFDLMRISERAPPKPAVPPPPPPPPTPTDVIRSLPAQTLARALDGEQPGTVALVLSCLEPAAAGQVIQRMPLELRSEVAIRMTKLGARNPTLVDKLVTAVAEKGRRLRELPQEPSQEELISNLADMLRAVTRVERLPVIKKLEAADPEIAAKITEKLYRIEDLLRIPDRQMQTLLGKLDVKTLAIALKGAPPAVSQKVSGNMSSRSREVLGDESELLGSVSASRVKEAQAKVIAAVRKAEEDGEVTPEE, encoded by the coding sequence ATGGCTGACGCCCCTGCTGCTGACGATGTGGTGGTTTTGCTGCTCCGGTTGATGCCGGCCCCCGTCGGGGACGCGGTTCTCGGCCGGCTCAGCGATGACGTCGCCGCGCGCATCCGGGGCCGCCTGACCGCCGCCCCGCCCACGCCGCCGCCCGGTACCGAGATCGACGCCGCGCTCGCGCACTTTTTTGACCTGATGCGCATATCCGAGCGGGCCCCGCCCAAGCCGGCCGTCCCGCCCCCGCCGCCCCCGCCGCCCACGCCGACGGACGTGATCCGGTCGCTCCCCGCGCAGACGCTCGCCCGGGCCCTGGACGGCGAACAGCCGGGCACCGTCGCGCTCGTGCTATCGTGCCTCGAACCCGCCGCCGCGGGGCAGGTGATCCAGCGGATGCCGCTGGAGCTGCGGTCGGAGGTGGCGATCCGGATGACCAAGCTCGGAGCCCGCAATCCCACGCTGGTCGATAAACTCGTCACGGCGGTGGCGGAAAAGGGCCGCCGGCTCCGCGAGTTGCCGCAAGAACCGAGCCAGGAAGAGCTGATCTCCAACCTCGCCGACATGCTCCGCGCGGTGACCCGCGTCGAGCGCCTGCCCGTTATCAAGAAGCTCGAGGCCGCCGACCCCGAAATCGCCGCGAAGATCACCGAGAAACTGTACCGCATCGAAGACCTGCTGCGCATCCCGGACCGGCAGATGCAAACGCTGCTCGGCAAACTGGACGTGAAGACGCTCGCCATCGCCCTCAAAGGCGCGCCCCCGGCGGTCTCTCAGAAGGTCAGCGGGAACATGTCGAGCCGGTCGCGCGAGGTGCTGGGCGACGAGAGCGAACTGCTCGGGAGCGTCTCGGCGTCACGCGTAAAGGAAGCGCAAGCCAAAGTGATTGCAGCGGTTCGTAAGGCTGAAGAGGATGGAGAGGTCACTCCGGAAGAGTGA
- the flgC gene encoding flagellar basal body rod protein FlgC: protein MSFNDLFSANSISGSGMTAESYRMEVIANNIANANSTRSANGGPFRRQDVVFAEVLGSATRGAPGPNFRGVQVVDRIEDPSELPRVFMPGHPDADAEGFVQMPNVQLPIEMVNLLTASRAYEANLRAAQTFRQMSEQALALLRG from the coding sequence ATGTCGTTCAACGACCTGTTTTCGGCCAACTCGATCAGCGGCTCCGGGATGACGGCCGAGTCGTACCGGATGGAGGTGATCGCGAACAACATCGCGAACGCGAACTCCACCCGGTCGGCCAACGGCGGCCCGTTCCGCCGGCAGGACGTGGTGTTCGCGGAGGTCCTCGGGAGCGCGACGCGCGGGGCGCCCGGCCCCAACTTCCGCGGGGTCCAGGTCGTGGACCGGATCGAGGACCCGAGCGAACTGCCCCGGGTGTTCATGCCCGGCCACCCGGACGCCGACGCCGAGGGCTTCGTGCAGATGCCGAACGTGCAGTTGCCCATCGAGATGGTCAACCTGCTCACCGCGTCGCGGGCGTACGAAGCGAACCTGCGTGCGGCCCAGACCTTCCGCCAAATGAGCGAGCAGGCCCTGGCCCTGCTCCGAGGGTAA
- a CDS encoding MotE family protein: MKNFLILGLLAMLLFSVSAAMSLWLNQSKQQAEEKDKDKSKDDKPVAKAPKDAGPKEEPKPSGASKSPEGPSGASLETTARNLRDTEERNAQRAARLDVVVRDLQTQREATEAALRQVMNELKSVNTETTKLDALANDLKQKMVTFEAGEKKNIDKIASMYDAMAPEAAGPILKQMADTGRIDMAAKILVQMNQRKAAAVLEAMNDPPLALSILSKIQGLRAATPTGNGAPIVPAQGP; encoded by the coding sequence ATGAAGAACTTTCTGATCCTCGGTCTGCTCGCGATGCTCCTGTTTTCCGTTTCGGCCGCGATGTCGCTGTGGCTCAACCAGTCCAAGCAGCAGGCCGAGGAAAAGGACAAGGACAAGTCGAAGGACGATAAGCCCGTGGCGAAGGCGCCCAAGGACGCGGGGCCGAAAGAGGAGCCGAAGCCGTCGGGCGCCTCCAAGTCGCCCGAGGGGCCGTCCGGCGCCAGCCTCGAGACCACGGCCCGCAACCTCCGGGACACGGAAGAGCGCAACGCCCAGCGGGCCGCCCGCCTGGACGTCGTCGTGCGCGACCTCCAGACCCAGCGGGAGGCGACCGAGGCGGCGCTGCGGCAGGTGATGAACGAACTGAAGAGCGTCAACACCGAGACGACCAAGCTCGACGCGCTGGCGAACGACCTCAAGCAGAAGATGGTCACCTTCGAGGCCGGCGAGAAGAAGAACATCGATAAGATCGCGTCCATGTACGACGCGATGGCGCCGGAGGCCGCGGGGCCGATCCTGAAGCAGATGGCCGACACCGGGCGCATCGACATGGCGGCGAAGATCCTCGTGCAGATGAACCAGCGGAAGGCGGCCGCGGTTCTGGAAGCGATGAACGACCCGCCCCTCGCGCTCTCGATCCTGTCGAAGATCCAGGGGCTCCGCGCCGCGACCCCGACCGGCAACGGCGCGCCGATCGTCCCCGCGCAGGGACCGTGA
- a CDS encoding FliH/SctL family protein produces MTAHRSNADCASTARSAGPCGPRATRPPPATRPTTSARQEPDPLPKSPPPPAGAAPSPAAAPDRSAERDAELALDRERIETVLGEVRTTVAGLRQDRAGRMQELQRAAVELATTIASRLLHERVVAGDFPMDAKVRDMIAQLGADVPVVVRLNPADLDLLKGRLGGAPLSPDRDDPRFVPDPALTRGGCQVEGRESMLMSDVTRELEDIRADLLRSIDNARP; encoded by the coding sequence CTGACCGCGCACCGTTCGAATGCCGATTGCGCTTCCACCGCCCGCTCCGCGGGGCCGTGCGGACCCCGTGCGACGCGCCCCCCGCCCGCCACGCGCCCGACCACGTCCGCTCGCCAAGAACCGGACCCTCTGCCCAAATCACCACCGCCGCCGGCCGGCGCCGCACCGAGTCCCGCGGCCGCGCCGGACCGGTCCGCCGAACGCGACGCCGAACTGGCGCTCGATCGGGAGCGCATCGAGACCGTTCTCGGCGAGGTCCGCACCACGGTCGCGGGTCTCCGCCAGGACCGCGCGGGCCGGATGCAGGAGCTGCAACGGGCGGCGGTCGAGCTGGCCACGACCATCGCCTCGCGCCTCCTCCACGAACGGGTGGTGGCCGGCGACTTCCCGATGGACGCCAAGGTCCGGGACATGATCGCCCAGCTCGGCGCGGACGTGCCGGTGGTGGTGCGGCTGAACCCGGCCGACCTGGACCTGCTGAAGGGGCGCCTCGGCGGCGCGCCGCTGAGCCCCGATCGCGACGACCCGCGGTTCGTCCCGGACCCCGCGCTGACCCGCGGCGGGTGCCAGGTCGAGGGCCGCGAGTCGATGCTGATGTCGGACGTGACGCGGGAACTGGAAGACATTCGAGCGGATCTGTTACGGAGTATAGACAATGCTCGGCCTTGA